One genomic segment of Mycolicibacterium psychrotolerans includes these proteins:
- a CDS encoding RDD family protein, translating to MVRPQQPVVTGDAVVLDIQIAQLPVRALSSLIDVLVVLVAYVLGVVLWAMTLSEWNSAFSDAVLVVFTVLALVGYPLIFETATRGRTLGKMAMGLRVVSDDGSPERFRQALFRALSGVLEIWMLTGGPAVICSLLSPKGKRIGDIFAGTLVISERGPRMAPPPPMPPQLAAWAGALELSALRPESAELARQFLTRAHQLDPRIRDEMAGRITGEVVAQISPPPPPGAPAPLVLAAVLAERHRRAVQRLQPRY from the coding sequence ATGGTCCGTCCGCAGCAACCGGTGGTGACCGGTGACGCGGTCGTCCTCGACATCCAGATCGCCCAGTTGCCGGTGCGCGCACTGTCGTCGTTGATCGACGTCCTCGTGGTGTTGGTCGCCTACGTCCTTGGTGTGGTCCTGTGGGCGATGACGCTGTCGGAGTGGAACTCCGCGTTCTCCGACGCGGTACTGGTCGTGTTCACGGTGCTGGCGCTGGTGGGTTATCCGCTGATCTTCGAGACCGCCACCCGGGGCAGGACGCTCGGCAAGATGGCGATGGGCCTGCGGGTGGTCTCCGACGACGGCAGCCCTGAGCGGTTCCGGCAGGCACTGTTCCGCGCGTTGTCCGGGGTGCTGGAGATCTGGATGCTCACCGGCGGCCCCGCGGTGATCTGCAGTCTGCTCTCGCCGAAGGGCAAGCGCATCGGCGACATCTTCGCCGGAACGCTGGTGATCAGCGAACGCGGCCCGCGGATGGCGCCGCCCCCGCCGATGCCGCCGCAGCTCGCGGCGTGGGCGGGCGCCCTCGAGCTGTCCGCATTGCGCCCCGAGAGTGCCGAGCTGGCACGGCAATTCCTCACCCGCGCGCACCAGCTGGATCCGCGCATCCGCGACGAGATGGCCGGCCGCATCACCGGTGAGGTGGTCGCGCAGATCTCCCCGCCGCCCCCGCCGGGCGCACCCGCTCCTCTGGTGCTGGCCGCCGTGCTGGCGGAGCGGCACCGCCGCGCGGTGCAGCGGCTTCAGCCGCGGTACTGA
- a CDS encoding stage II sporulation protein M, giving the protein MDVDAFVLAHRPAWDRLDHLVKKRRRLSGAEADELVDLYQRVSTHLSMVRSSSTDAVLVGKLSSLVARARSVVTGAHAPLWREFVRFWTVSFPVVAYRSWRWWLGTAVAFFVVSVALAVWVAATPEVQATIGTPSELEQLVNTEFASYYSEHPAASFAFSVWTNNAWIAAQCVVSAILLGLPIPYILFQNALNFGMLAGVMFGAGRGDVFLGLITPHGLIELTAVFLAAAAGMRLGWSVVSPGDRPRGQVLAEQGRAVISVAIGLIAVLAVAGLIEAFVTPSALPTFVRIAIGVAAELAFLGYVVYFGRRAARRGETGDIDNAPDYAPTG; this is encoded by the coding sequence ATGGATGTCGACGCGTTCGTGCTGGCGCACCGGCCGGCCTGGGATCGCCTCGACCACCTGGTGAAGAAGCGCAGGCGGCTGTCCGGCGCCGAGGCCGACGAGTTGGTCGACCTCTACCAGCGGGTGTCGACGCACCTGTCGATGGTGCGCTCGTCGTCGACGGACGCGGTGCTCGTCGGCAAGCTGTCGAGTCTGGTGGCGCGGGCGCGCTCGGTGGTCACCGGTGCCCATGCGCCGCTGTGGCGGGAGTTCGTCCGGTTCTGGACGGTGTCGTTCCCCGTGGTGGCGTACCGGTCGTGGCGATGGTGGCTGGGAACGGCCGTGGCGTTCTTCGTCGTCTCGGTGGCGCTCGCGGTGTGGGTCGCCGCGACCCCCGAGGTGCAGGCGACCATCGGCACGCCGAGCGAGCTGGAGCAGTTGGTCAACACCGAATTCGCTTCGTACTACAGCGAACACCCGGCGGCGTCGTTCGCGTTCAGCGTCTGGACGAACAACGCGTGGATCGCCGCGCAGTGCGTGGTGTCGGCGATCCTGCTGGGCCTCCCGATCCCTTACATCCTGTTCCAGAACGCGTTGAACTTCGGGATGCTCGCCGGGGTGATGTTCGGGGCGGGCCGCGGCGATGTGTTCCTGGGGCTGATCACCCCGCACGGGCTGATCGAGCTGACGGCGGTGTTCCTGGCCGCGGCCGCGGGCATGCGGCTGGGCTGGTCGGTGGTCTCGCCGGGTGACCGGCCGCGCGGGCAGGTGCTGGCCGAGCAGGGCCGGGCGGTGATCTCGGTGGCGATCGGTCTGATCGCGGTGCTCGCGGTCGCGGGTCTGATCGAGGCGTTCGTGACGCCTTCCGCACTGCCGACGTTCGTGCGGATCGCCATCGGGGTGGCTGCCGAGCTCGCGTTCCTGGGGTACGTGGTGTACTTCGGCCGCCGGGCCGCCCGCCGCGGGGAGACCGGCGACATCGACAACGCCCCGGACTACGCGCCGACGGGCTGA
- a CDS encoding type IV toxin-antitoxin system AbiEi family antitoxin domain-containing protein, which yields MYRCIAEFIAGRSGHATTADLLTLITRAQLDHLVKTGELIRVWHGVYGTAAPDRWGRLAALDAHIGQPAVACMGTAAALYGFDTEGRTAVHILDPGVRVRPTVGLMVHQRLGAPLQRVQGRLATAPAWTAVEVARTLTRPRALATLDAALRSGWCTRADLDTAIDEQKGRRGIVAVRALAPLADGRAESAMESEARLVMIDGGLPRAELQFVITGSDQSWRVDFAWPHHGVVAEYESVEWHAGPLQMVRDKVRFAAIQQLGWTVIPIVASDVRVHPRRLVDRIDEHLSRPTSASRRELA from the coding sequence GTGTACCGATGTATCGCTGAGTTCATCGCCGGCCGTTCGGGTCACGCCACCACCGCCGACTTGCTGACGCTCATCACACGTGCGCAGCTCGACCATCTGGTGAAGACGGGCGAGCTGATTCGCGTCTGGCACGGGGTGTACGGCACCGCAGCACCGGACCGGTGGGGCCGCCTCGCGGCGCTCGACGCCCATATCGGCCAGCCGGCGGTCGCGTGCATGGGTACGGCGGCGGCACTCTACGGATTCGACACCGAGGGCAGAACGGCGGTGCACATTCTCGATCCGGGTGTGCGGGTGCGCCCGACCGTCGGCCTGATGGTGCATCAACGACTCGGCGCGCCGTTGCAGCGCGTGCAGGGCCGGCTCGCCACTGCTCCCGCGTGGACGGCCGTCGAAGTGGCCCGCACGCTGACGCGGCCGCGAGCACTTGCGACGCTCGATGCCGCCCTGCGGTCAGGATGGTGCACGCGCGCCGACCTCGACACGGCGATCGACGAGCAGAAGGGCAGGCGCGGCATCGTCGCGGTCCGCGCGCTCGCGCCGCTCGCCGACGGTCGAGCCGAGTCGGCGATGGAGAGCGAAGCCCGCCTTGTGATGATCGATGGCGGGCTTCCCCGTGCCGAACTGCAATTCGTGATCACCGGCTCGGACCAGAGTTGGCGTGTCGACTTCGCCTGGCCCCACCACGGGGTGGTCGCCGAGTACGAGAGCGTCGAGTGGCATGCGGGACCATTGCAGATGGTGCGGGATAAAGTCCGCTTCGCCGCCATTCAGCAGCTGGGGTGGACCGTCATCCCGATCGTGGCGTCCGACGTCCGCGTCCATCCCCGACGCCTCGTCGACCGCATCGACGAGCACCTGTCCCGCCCCACCTCGGCGAGCAGACGCGAACTCGCGTGA
- a CDS encoding DUF58 domain-containing protein, with translation MILTGRTGVIALVCALPIALSPGPAITFVILLGLLAAAVLVDAALAGNPRALGLVRSGPTSARLGQPVDAVLTVTNGGRSRFRGVVRDAWAPSANAAPRLHPVDLAAGQRVTLRTQLTPVRRGDQVAGPVTARSIGPLGLAGRQGSHAVTGSLRMLPPFLSRKHLPSRLARLRELEGATPALIRGQGTEFDSLREYVIGDDIRSIDWRATARRADVVVRTWRPERDRRVVIVLDTGRTSAGRVGVDPTAAGPAGWPRLDWSMDAALLLAALAARAGDHVDFLAHDRVTRAGVFNASRTELLALLVDAMAPLEPALVESDARAMVAAVLRRVRRRALVVLLTDLNSSAIDEGLMAVLPQLTARHQVLLAAVSDPRVDALAAGRADAVEVYDAAAAERARGDRLDVASRLRGHGVDVVDAPPEDLAPALADHYLAMKATGRL, from the coding sequence GTGATCCTGACCGGGCGCACCGGTGTCATCGCGCTCGTCTGCGCGCTGCCGATCGCGCTCTCCCCCGGTCCCGCTATCACTTTCGTCATACTGCTGGGACTGCTGGCCGCCGCGGTGCTGGTCGACGCGGCGCTGGCGGGCAACCCCCGCGCCCTGGGGTTGGTCCGCAGCGGTCCCACCTCGGCGCGGCTGGGGCAGCCCGTCGACGCGGTGCTGACCGTCACGAACGGTGGCCGGTCCCGCTTCCGCGGCGTGGTCCGCGACGCGTGGGCACCGAGTGCGAACGCCGCGCCCCGGCTGCATCCGGTGGATCTGGCTGCGGGGCAACGGGTTACGTTACGCACGCAGCTGACGCCGGTGCGGCGCGGCGATCAGGTGGCGGGGCCGGTGACCGCCCGCTCGATCGGCCCGCTGGGCCTGGCGGGCCGGCAGGGCTCACACGCGGTCACCGGGTCGCTGCGCATGCTGCCCCCGTTCCTGTCGCGCAAGCACCTGCCGTCGCGGCTGGCGCGGCTGCGTGAGCTCGAGGGTGCGACGCCCGCACTGATCCGGGGGCAGGGCACCGAGTTCGACTCGTTGCGGGAGTACGTCATCGGTGACGACATCCGCTCGATCGACTGGAGGGCCACCGCCCGGCGCGCCGACGTGGTGGTGCGCACGTGGCGGCCCGAGCGGGACCGCCGGGTGGTCATCGTGCTGGACACCGGCCGAACGTCGGCGGGCCGGGTGGGGGTGGATCCGACGGCCGCGGGGCCGGCGGGCTGGCCGCGGCTGGACTGGTCGATGGACGCCGCGCTGCTGCTCGCGGCGCTGGCCGCCCGCGCAGGCGATCACGTCGACTTCCTCGCCCACGACCGCGTGACACGGGCGGGGGTGTTCAACGCCTCCCGCACGGAACTTCTCGCGCTGCTGGTGGACGCGATGGCGCCGCTGGAGCCCGCGCTCGTGGAGTCGGATGCGCGCGCGATGGTCGCGGCGGTGCTGCGGCGGGTCCGGCGCCGGGCCCTGGTGGTGCTGCTGACCGATCTGAACAGCTCGGCGATCGACGAGGGGCTGATGGCGGTGCTGCCACAGTTGACGGCCAGGCATCAGGTGCTGTTGGCGGCGGTGTCGGACCCGCGGGTCGATGCGCTCGCCGCCGGCCGGGCGGATGCGGTCGAGGTGTACGACGCCGCCGCGGCCGAGCGGGCCCGCGGTGACCGACTCGATGTCGCGTCGCGGCTGCGCGGCCACGGCGTCGACGTCGTCGACGCGCCGCCCGAGGACCTGGCGCCCGCGCTGGCCGACCACTACCTGGCGATGAAGGCCACCGGCCGCCTGTAG
- a CDS encoding AAA family ATPase, which produces MALRAEIAKVVVGQDAVVSGLVVALLCRGHVLLEGVPGVAKTLLVRTLAAALQLEFKRVQFTPDLMPGDVTGSLVYDARTAEFTFRAGPVFTNLLLADEINRTPPKTQAALLEAMEERQVSVEGEPRPLPDPFIVAATQNPIEYEGTYQLPEAQLDRFLLKLDVPLPPRDQEIAILDRHARGFDPRNLSAVQPVAGPAELAAGRDAVGQVLAGEEILGYIVDIVGATRRSPSLQLGVSPRGATALLSTARTWAWLSGRTYVTPDDVKAMARPTLRHRVALRPEAELEGASADGVLDGILAAVPVPRW; this is translated from the coding sequence ATGGCCCTGCGCGCCGAGATCGCCAAGGTCGTCGTCGGCCAGGACGCGGTGGTCAGCGGTCTGGTGGTCGCGCTGCTGTGCCGCGGGCACGTGCTGCTCGAGGGCGTCCCCGGCGTCGCGAAGACGCTGCTGGTGCGCACGCTGGCCGCGGCGCTGCAGCTGGAGTTCAAACGGGTGCAGTTCACCCCCGACCTGATGCCGGGCGACGTGACGGGTTCGCTGGTGTACGACGCGCGCACCGCGGAGTTCACGTTCCGCGCCGGGCCGGTGTTCACGAATCTGCTTCTCGCCGACGAGATCAACCGCACGCCACCCAAGACACAGGCGGCACTGCTGGAGGCCATGGAGGAGCGGCAGGTCAGCGTCGAAGGCGAACCGCGGCCGCTGCCCGACCCGTTCATCGTGGCGGCCACCCAGAATCCGATCGAGTACGAGGGCACCTATCAGCTGCCGGAGGCGCAGCTGGACCGGTTCCTGCTGAAGCTCGATGTGCCGCTGCCCCCACGCGATCAGGAGATCGCGATCCTCGACCGGCATGCCCGCGGTTTCGATCCGCGCAACCTGTCCGCGGTGCAGCCGGTGGCCGGGCCTGCGGAGCTCGCGGCGGGCCGCGACGCCGTCGGTCAGGTCCTCGCCGGCGAGGAGATCCTCGGCTACATCGTCGACATCGTCGGCGCGACACGGCGTTCCCCGTCGCTGCAACTGGGGGTGTCGCCCCGCGGCGCGACCGCCCTGCTGTCGACGGCTCGCACGTGGGCGTGGTTGTCCGGGCGTACCTACGTCACCCCCGACGACGTCAAGGCGATGGCCCGGCCGACGCTGCGCCACCGGGTGGCGTTGCGCCCCGAGGCCGAGCTCGAGGGCGCGTCGGCCGACGGCGTCCTCGACGGGATCCTCGCGGCCGTACCGGTGCCCCGCTGGTGA
- a CDS encoding DUF4350 domain-containing protein, which yields MSTALGPTVGQRWRTWRWVLLGLAAVVAVAAVSTWLTAARPGGHLDAGSTSPDGARALVTLLRDNGIDVVVADTVGDVARAARPDTLLVAAQTFWLYDDEQLARLAALPGDRLLVEPVGKTREALAPALRSSGSTEFGGLAPECDLRAAERAGTVQFDAADTYEAAGATPVTRCYRGVLARYDDAGRTVTVVGGSGFLTNSGLPEEGNAALAMNLAGSRPTVIWYAPQHSEGTGSVGDAALTDLIPDQMTWLVVQLGVAVALLALWRGRRVGPLVVEPLPVVVRASETVEGRGRLYRSRRARDRAADALRSSARQRLAPRLGLRGDAAPPAVVAAVAQRCGLDPRTVGPILYGQPPASDTELVDLARALDDIERQVAQS from the coding sequence ATGAGCACCGCGCTCGGCCCCACCGTCGGCCAGCGGTGGCGCACCTGGCGCTGGGTGCTGCTGGGCCTGGCCGCCGTCGTCGCGGTCGCCGCCGTGAGCACCTGGCTGACGGCGGCGCGCCCCGGTGGCCACCTCGATGCGGGCTCGACGTCCCCCGACGGCGCCCGCGCGCTGGTCACCCTGTTGCGCGACAACGGGATCGACGTCGTCGTGGCCGACACCGTGGGCGACGTCGCGCGCGCCGCACGGCCCGACACGCTGCTGGTCGCGGCGCAGACGTTCTGGCTGTACGACGACGAGCAACTGGCCCGGCTCGCCGCGCTTCCCGGGGACCGGCTTCTCGTCGAGCCGGTCGGCAAGACCCGCGAAGCGCTTGCGCCGGCGCTGCGCAGCAGCGGCTCGACCGAATTCGGCGGTCTGGCGCCAGAATGCGACCTGCGCGCGGCGGAACGGGCCGGGACCGTGCAGTTCGACGCGGCCGACACCTATGAGGCCGCCGGCGCGACGCCGGTGACCCGGTGCTACCGCGGCGTGCTGGCCCGTTACGACGACGCCGGCCGCACCGTCACCGTGGTCGGCGGCTCGGGATTTCTGACTAACTCGGGCCTGCCCGAGGAAGGCAACGCCGCGTTGGCGATGAACCTCGCGGGCAGCCGTCCCACGGTGATCTGGTATGCCCCGCAGCACAGCGAGGGCACCGGATCTGTCGGCGACGCCGCCCTCACCGACCTGATCCCCGACCAGATGACGTGGCTGGTCGTGCAGCTCGGCGTGGCGGTGGCACTGCTGGCGCTCTGGCGGGGTCGGCGGGTCGGCCCGCTGGTCGTCGAGCCGCTGCCGGTGGTGGTCCGCGCATCGGAGACCGTGGAGGGCCGCGGTCGGCTGTACCGGTCCCGGCGCGCGCGGGACCGCGCCGCCGACGCGCTCCGCTCGTCGGCGCGGCAGCGCCTGGCGCCCCGGCTGGGGTTGCGGGGTGACGCCGCCCCGCCGGCCGTCGTCGCGGCCGTCGCCCAGCGGTGCGGCCTCGATCCGCGGACGGTCGGACCTATCCTCTACGGGCAGCCACCGGCGAGCGACACCGAACTGGTGGACCTCGCCCGGGCGCTCGACGACATCGAAAGGCAGGTCGCACAGTCGTGA
- a CDS encoding DUF4129 domain-containing protein: MVPIDIDRDAARDAARRELSKAIYPRESLTDQILTWIERLLYRITAGAASVPGGWFTVAILLVLLAVAVLVAVRIARRAMRSSRSEGDPLFDDHDLSAAEHRAAAEHHAAAADWAAAIRHRLRAVARHLEDNGTLAAAPGRTATELARDAGRALPVLADRFASAAEAFNDVTYGELPGHEEQYRMIAALDDDVAARPSAATTGSDGSPAQQDWAALR, translated from the coding sequence GTGGTGCCGATCGACATCGACCGAGACGCCGCGCGGGACGCGGCTCGCCGAGAACTCTCCAAGGCGATCTACCCGAGGGAGTCGCTGACCGACCAGATCCTCACCTGGATCGAACGACTCCTGTACCGGATCACCGCAGGCGCCGCGTCGGTGCCCGGCGGCTGGTTCACCGTCGCTATCCTGCTTGTGCTGCTGGCCGTCGCCGTCCTGGTCGCGGTCCGCATCGCGCGACGGGCCATGCGCAGCAGTCGATCCGAGGGCGATCCGCTGTTCGACGATCACGATCTCAGTGCCGCCGAACACCGTGCGGCCGCCGAGCACCACGCCGCGGCCGCCGACTGGGCAGCCGCGATCCGTCACCGGTTGCGTGCGGTCGCCCGCCACCTCGAGGACAACGGGACGCTGGCCGCGGCGCCGGGGCGCACGGCCACCGAACTCGCCCGCGACGCCGGCCGGGCGCTGCCCGTGCTGGCCGACCGATTCGCCTCCGCGGCCGAGGCGTTCAACGACGTGACCTACGGCGAGTTGCCCGGCCATGAGGAGCAGTACCGAATGATCGCCGCGCTCGACGACGACGTGGCCGCTCGCCCGTCTGCCGCCACCACCGGTTCGGATGGCAGCCCGGCACAACAGGATTGGGCCGCGCTCCGATGA
- a CDS encoding LLM class F420-dependent oxidoreductase — MTRFGYTLMTEQSGPKDLVRYAVSAEQAGFDFEVSSDHYFPWLASQGHAPYAWSVLGAVAHATERVELMTYVTCPTIRYHPAVVAQKAATLQILADGRFTLGVGTGENLNEHVVGKGWPTIARRQEMLREAIQIIRELHTGELVDWKGEHFEVDSARIWDVPEVPVPIAAAVSGDRSVEAFAPLADHLIAVEPNKDLVDAWHDARRATGLPGDVRVIGQIPISWDPDRDAAIERAHDQFRWFAGGWAVNADLPTTMGFDGATQFVRPEDTAESIPCGPDLDAIVEAVSEYWKAGFTDIALVQVGGDSQDAFFKEAAEPLLDKLRSAAQ, encoded by the coding sequence ATGACCCGTTTCGGCTACACCCTGATGACCGAACAGAGCGGCCCGAAAGACCTTGTCCGCTATGCGGTTTCGGCAGAGCAGGCGGGCTTCGACTTCGAAGTCTCCAGCGACCACTACTTCCCGTGGCTGGCCTCTCAGGGCCACGCCCCGTACGCGTGGTCGGTGCTCGGAGCCGTCGCGCACGCCACCGAACGTGTCGAGTTGATGACGTATGTCACGTGCCCGACGATCCGGTATCACCCGGCCGTCGTCGCGCAGAAGGCGGCGACACTGCAGATCCTGGCCGACGGCCGGTTCACCCTCGGGGTGGGCACCGGCGAGAACCTCAACGAGCACGTCGTCGGCAAGGGCTGGCCCACCATCGCGCGGCGCCAGGAGATGTTGCGCGAAGCGATCCAGATCATCCGCGAACTGCACACCGGCGAGCTCGTCGACTGGAAGGGCGAGCACTTCGAGGTCGACTCCGCGCGGATCTGGGACGTGCCGGAGGTGCCGGTCCCGATCGCCGCGGCCGTGTCCGGTGACCGCTCGGTGGAGGCGTTCGCCCCGCTGGCCGATCACCTGATCGCCGTCGAGCCGAACAAGGATCTGGTCGACGCCTGGCACGACGCGCGGCGCGCCACCGGGCTGCCGGGCGACGTGCGGGTCATCGGGCAGATCCCGATCAGTTGGGACCCCGACCGCGACGCGGCGATCGAGCGGGCCCACGACCAGTTCCGGTGGTTCGCCGGCGGCTGGGCCGTCAACGCCGACCTGCCGACCACGATGGGCTTCGACGGCGCGACGCAATTCGTCCGGCCGGAGGACACCGCGGAGTCGATTCCGTGCGGACCCGACCTCGACGCGATCGTCGAGGCGGTGAGCGAGTACTGGAAGGCCGGTTTCACCGACATCGCGCTGGTTCAGGTCGGCGGCGACAGCCAGGACGCGTTCTTCAAAGAAGCAGCAGAGCCGCTGCTCGACAAACTCCGCAGTGCCGCACAGTGA
- a CDS encoding TetR/AcrR family transcriptional regulator C-terminal domain-containing protein, whose translation MGTIELLWRRELPAAPRRGRPPRFTVDAVVAAAIAVADRTGLSFTLRDVAQALAAPVMSVYSYIDGREQLLELMVDQCRADMTHRGLSGDWEARLRSVAADNARLFDEHPWMADIESERTVLGPGTLAKYERELAAVEPLGLSDTDKDAALTLVLDFVRSCARARAHARRERTQESPEQWWQREGAKLATLGVTERYPLASRVGTAAGQAHSAAHDADAHYEFGLRAILHGIDALDRRQR comes from the coding sequence ATGGGCACCATCGAACTGCTGTGGCGTCGGGAACTGCCTGCCGCACCGCGCCGGGGCCGGCCTCCCCGGTTCACCGTCGACGCCGTCGTGGCCGCGGCCATCGCCGTGGCCGACCGCACGGGCTTGTCCTTCACGCTGCGTGACGTCGCGCAGGCCCTGGCCGCGCCGGTGATGTCGGTGTACTCCTACATCGACGGTCGCGAACAACTGCTCGAACTCATGGTGGACCAATGCCGGGCGGACATGACGCATCGCGGGCTGTCCGGCGACTGGGAAGCCCGGCTGCGATCCGTCGCCGCCGACAACGCCCGGCTGTTCGACGAGCACCCCTGGATGGCGGACATCGAGTCGGAGCGCACCGTGCTCGGTCCAGGCACACTCGCCAAGTACGAGCGCGAACTGGCCGCGGTCGAGCCGCTAGGGCTTTCCGACACCGACAAAGACGCCGCGCTGACGCTGGTGCTGGACTTCGTCCGTTCGTGCGCGCGGGCACGGGCGCACGCACGCCGCGAGCGCACTCAGGAATCGCCTGAGCAGTGGTGGCAGCGCGAGGGCGCCAAGCTCGCCACGCTCGGCGTCACCGAGCGCTACCCGTTGGCCTCCCGGGTCGGAACCGCTGCGGGACAAGCGCATTCGGCGGCACACGACGCCGACGCCCACTACGAGTTCGGGCTGCGGGCGATCCTGCACGGCATCGATGCGCTCGACCGCCGACAACGCTGA
- a CDS encoding VOC family protein has protein sequence MKVTGTAISLNVADPSASAEFLTRHVGHTVAMQADGFVSLSHPDGGPNVVYLRSGLPTFRPAHRAGSAGDGLLLVFVVDDVDAVYENVRAAGASVVTAPETEPWGERYCQFEDPNGIIVQFVTWV, from the coding sequence ATGAAGGTGACTGGCACGGCGATTTCCCTCAACGTCGCCGATCCGAGCGCGTCAGCCGAGTTCCTGACCCGCCACGTCGGCCACACGGTCGCGATGCAGGCGGACGGATTCGTGTCGCTGAGCCACCCCGACGGCGGGCCGAATGTCGTCTATCTGCGCTCCGGCCTGCCGACGTTCCGGCCCGCGCACCGGGCCGGTAGCGCCGGCGACGGTCTGCTGCTGGTGTTCGTCGTCGACGACGTCGACGCGGTCTACGAGAACGTCCGCGCCGCCGGCGCCTCCGTCGTCACCGCTCCCGAAACCGAGCCGTGGGGTGAGCGGTACTGCCAGTTCGAGGACCCCAACGGGATCATCGTCCAGTTCGTCACGTGGGTGTGA
- a CDS encoding phosphatase PAP2 family protein, translating to MTRSHKGVTLDGDRLLRRATRQWTGVMIGALLFGAAVYLLADQTSTGQRLEEAALRGAHQVDPDVRRVAMHALHTITVTSQLAATALVAVVGLLRRQVWLAVAGVGVILGGQAVTQLLKHHVLSRPDLLAAHNTIAENTVPSGHTTAAMCLLFATLIVVPYRFRGVAMFFTLSWAVGIGAYTVIVQVHRLSDTLVADAVALAVACTAAQVLAWTGRIRAVVSPRPQRYLLRTVFIVIVGLIGAASLVLGTVAMLHAASAYVNDRPTAWRLFLSSQWLAAAGSIAAALLFWWTWYRLETKRRHDPVTPT from the coding sequence GTGACGAGGTCGCACAAGGGGGTGACTCTCGACGGCGACCGCCTGCTACGACGTGCCACGCGCCAGTGGACGGGGGTGATGATCGGGGCACTGCTCTTCGGCGCTGCTGTCTATCTGTTGGCCGATCAGACCAGCACGGGACAGCGACTCGAGGAGGCGGCCCTGCGCGGCGCGCATCAGGTCGATCCCGACGTGCGTCGGGTCGCGATGCACGCGCTGCACACCATCACGGTGACCTCACAACTGGCTGCCACGGCACTCGTCGCAGTGGTCGGGTTGCTGCGTCGTCAAGTGTGGTTGGCGGTCGCTGGAGTCGGCGTCATCCTCGGCGGCCAGGCCGTGACACAACTGTTGAAACATCACGTGCTCTCTCGTCCTGATCTCCTGGCGGCACACAACACCATTGCCGAGAACACCGTGCCCAGTGGACATACCACCGCGGCGATGTGTCTCCTTTTTGCGACGCTGATCGTGGTGCCCTACCGCTTCCGCGGCGTTGCCATGTTCTTCACCCTCTCGTGGGCGGTGGGCATCGGGGCGTACACCGTCATCGTTCAGGTTCACCGCCTCTCCGACACGCTCGTCGCCGATGCCGTGGCTCTGGCCGTGGCATGTACGGCTGCCCAGGTGCTGGCGTGGACGGGGCGGATCCGTGCGGTGGTCTCTCCGCGTCCGCAGCGCTACCTGTTACGGACAGTGTTCATCGTGATCGTGGGCCTCATCGGTGCCGCGAGCTTGGTGCTGGGCACGGTTGCGATGCTCCATGCGGCTTCTGCCTACGTGAACGACCGGCCCACGGCCTGGCGCCTCTTCCTCAGTTCGCAGTGGCTGGCCGCCGCGGGGTCGATCGCCGCGGCTCTCCTGTTCTGGTGGACCTGGTACCGGCTGGAGACGAAGCGCCGCCACGACCCCGTCACACCCACGTGA